Proteins encoded within one genomic window of Macaca fascicularis isolate 582-1 chromosome 16, T2T-MFA8v1.1:
- the HEXIM2 gene encoding protein HEXIM2 isoform X5, whose protein sequence is MALWCKRGVTSSRCLLKDLERKMMATPNQTACNAESPIALEEAKTSGAPGSPQTPPGPHDSGGSLPLTPRMESHSEDEDLAGAVGGLGWYSRSPRTQNPGGCSAEAVLARKKHRRRPSKRKRHWRPYLELSWAEKQQRDERQSQRASRVREEMFAKGQPVAPYNTTQFLMNDRDPEEPNLDVPHGISHPGSSGESEAGDSDGRGRAHGEFQRKDFSETYERFHTESLQGRSKQELVRDYLELEKRLSQAEEETRRLQQLQACTGQQSCRQVEELAAEVERLRTENQRLRQENQMWNREGCCCDEEPGT, encoded by the exons ATGGCGCTTTGGTGTAAGCGAG GTGTCACTAGTTCCAGGTGTCTGCTGAAAGATTTGGAACGGAAGATGATGGCCACTCCGAACCAGACCGCCTGTAATGCAGAGTCACCAATAGCCCTGGAGGAGGCCAAG ACCTCTGGTGCCCCGGGGAGCCCCCAGACACCCCCTGGGCCTCATGACTCTGGTGGTTCCCTGCCCCTGACACCCCGGATGGAGAGCCACTCAGAGGATGAAGATCTTGCTGGGGCTGTCGGTGGCCTGGGCTGGTACAGTAGGAGTCCCCGGACCCAGAACCCAGGGGGCTGCTCAGCGGAGGCTGTTCTGGCCCGGAAGAAACACCGTCGGCGGCCGTCCAAGCGCAAACGGCACTGGCGACCCTACCTGGAGCTGAGCTGGGCTGAGAAACAACAGCGGGATGAGAGGCAGAGCCAGAGGGCCTCCCGGGTCCGCGAGGAGATGTTCGCCAAAGGCCAGCCCGTGGCCCCCTACAACAccacccagttcctgatgaatgaCCGAGACCCGGAGGAGCCCAACTTGGATGTGCCCCATGGGATCTCCCACCCAGGTTCCAGTGGGGAGAGTGAGGCTGGGGACAGTGATGGGCGGGGCCGAGCGCACGGTGAGTTCCAGCGGAAGGACTTCTCTGAGACTTACGAGCGCTTCCACACTGAGAGCCTGCAGGGCCGCAGCAAGCAGGAGCTGGTGCGAGACTACCTGGAGCTGGAGAAGCGGCTGTCGCAGGCAGAGGAGGAGACTaggaggctgcagcagctgcaggCGTGTACTGGCCAGCAGTCCTGCCGCCAGGTGGAGGAGCTGGCTGCCGAGGTCGAGAGGCTCCGGACTGAGAACCAGCGGCTTCGGCAGGAGAACCAGATGTGGAACCGAGAGGGCTGCTGCTGTGATGAGGAGCCGGGTACCTAG
- the HEXIM2 gene encoding protein HEXIM2 isoform X4 gives MALWCKRAGVTSSRCLLKDLERKMMATPNQTACNAESPIALEEAKTSGAPGSPQTPPGPHDSGGSLPLTPRMESHSEDEDLAGAVGGLGWYSRSPRTQNPGGCSAEAVLARKKHRRRPSKRKRHWRPYLELSWAEKQQRDERQSQRASRVREEMFAKGQPVAPYNTTQFLMNDRDPEEPNLDVPHGISHPGSSGESEAGDSDGRGRAHGEFQRKDFSETYERFHTESLQGRSKQELVRDYLELEKRLSQAEEETRRLQQLQACTGQQSCRQVEELAAEVERLRTENQRLRQENQMWNREGCCCDEEPGT, from the exons ATGGCGCTTTGGTGTAAGCGAG CAGGTGTCACTAGTTCCAGGTGTCTGCTGAAAGATTTGGAACGGAAGATGATGGCCACTCCGAACCAGACCGCCTGTAATGCAGAGTCACCAATAGCCCTGGAGGAGGCCAAG ACCTCTGGTGCCCCGGGGAGCCCCCAGACACCCCCTGGGCCTCATGACTCTGGTGGTTCCCTGCCCCTGACACCCCGGATGGAGAGCCACTCAGAGGATGAAGATCTTGCTGGGGCTGTCGGTGGCCTGGGCTGGTACAGTAGGAGTCCCCGGACCCAGAACCCAGGGGGCTGCTCAGCGGAGGCTGTTCTGGCCCGGAAGAAACACCGTCGGCGGCCGTCCAAGCGCAAACGGCACTGGCGACCCTACCTGGAGCTGAGCTGGGCTGAGAAACAACAGCGGGATGAGAGGCAGAGCCAGAGGGCCTCCCGGGTCCGCGAGGAGATGTTCGCCAAAGGCCAGCCCGTGGCCCCCTACAACAccacccagttcctgatgaatgaCCGAGACCCGGAGGAGCCCAACTTGGATGTGCCCCATGGGATCTCCCACCCAGGTTCCAGTGGGGAGAGTGAGGCTGGGGACAGTGATGGGCGGGGCCGAGCGCACGGTGAGTTCCAGCGGAAGGACTTCTCTGAGACTTACGAGCGCTTCCACACTGAGAGCCTGCAGGGCCGCAGCAAGCAGGAGCTGGTGCGAGACTACCTGGAGCTGGAGAAGCGGCTGTCGCAGGCAGAGGAGGAGACTaggaggctgcagcagctgcaggCGTGTACTGGCCAGCAGTCCTGCCGCCAGGTGGAGGAGCTGGCTGCCGAGGTCGAGAGGCTCCGGACTGAGAACCAGCGGCTTCGGCAGGAGAACCAGATGTGGAACCGAGAGGGCTGCTGCTGTGATGAGGAGCCGGGTACCTAG
- the HEXIM2 gene encoding protein HEXIM2 isoform X2 translates to MGVGKEVGRARPQDLRPCGRTAEESRFTSLSRARVSGNTRLEELQSPAGTARPGYLLPHLSGLSGLTTAAATAARGVTSSRCLLKDLERKMMATPNQTACNAESPIALEEAKTSGAPGSPQTPPGPHDSGGSLPLTPRMESHSEDEDLAGAVGGLGWYSRSPRTQNPGGCSAEAVLARKKHRRRPSKRKRHWRPYLELSWAEKQQRDERQSQRASRVREEMFAKGQPVAPYNTTQFLMNDRDPEEPNLDVPHGISHPGSSGESEAGDSDGRGRAHGEFQRKDFSETYERFHTESLQGRSKQELVRDYLELEKRLSQAEEETRRLQQLQACTGQQSCRQVEELAAEVERLRTENQRLRQENQMWNREGCCCDEEPGT, encoded by the exons atgggggtggggaaggaagtTGGCAGAGCTCGGCCTCAGGATCTGCGCCCCTGTGGAAGGACGGCAGAGGAGAGCCGTTTCACCAGTCTCTCCCGTGCTAGGGTCTCGGGAAACACGCG GCTAGAAGAACTACAATCCCCAGCAGGCACCGCGCGTCCAGGCTATCTCCTCCCCCATCTTAGTGGCCTGAGCGGCTTGACCACAGCTGCTGCAACTGCAGCAAGAG GTGTCACTAGTTCCAGGTGTCTGCTGAAAGATTTGGAACGGAAGATGATGGCCACTCCGAACCAGACCGCCTGTAATGCAGAGTCACCAATAGCCCTGGAGGAGGCCAAG ACCTCTGGTGCCCCGGGGAGCCCCCAGACACCCCCTGGGCCTCATGACTCTGGTGGTTCCCTGCCCCTGACACCCCGGATGGAGAGCCACTCAGAGGATGAAGATCTTGCTGGGGCTGTCGGTGGCCTGGGCTGGTACAGTAGGAGTCCCCGGACCCAGAACCCAGGGGGCTGCTCAGCGGAGGCTGTTCTGGCCCGGAAGAAACACCGTCGGCGGCCGTCCAAGCGCAAACGGCACTGGCGACCCTACCTGGAGCTGAGCTGGGCTGAGAAACAACAGCGGGATGAGAGGCAGAGCCAGAGGGCCTCCCGGGTCCGCGAGGAGATGTTCGCCAAAGGCCAGCCCGTGGCCCCCTACAACAccacccagttcctgatgaatgaCCGAGACCCGGAGGAGCCCAACTTGGATGTGCCCCATGGGATCTCCCACCCAGGTTCCAGTGGGGAGAGTGAGGCTGGGGACAGTGATGGGCGGGGCCGAGCGCACGGTGAGTTCCAGCGGAAGGACTTCTCTGAGACTTACGAGCGCTTCCACACTGAGAGCCTGCAGGGCCGCAGCAAGCAGGAGCTGGTGCGAGACTACCTGGAGCTGGAGAAGCGGCTGTCGCAGGCAGAGGAGGAGACTaggaggctgcagcagctgcaggCGTGTACTGGCCAGCAGTCCTGCCGCCAGGTGGAGGAGCTGGCTGCCGAGGTCGAGAGGCTCCGGACTGAGAACCAGCGGCTTCGGCAGGAGAACCAGATGTGGAACCGAGAGGGCTGCTGCTGTGATGAGGAGCCGGGTACCTAG
- the HEXIM2 gene encoding protein HEXIM2 isoform X1 translates to MGVGKEVGRARPQDLRPCGRTAEESRFTSLSRARVSGNTRLEELQSPAGTARPGYLLPHLSGLSGLTTAAATAARAGVTSSRCLLKDLERKMMATPNQTACNAESPIALEEAKTSGAPGSPQTPPGPHDSGGSLPLTPRMESHSEDEDLAGAVGGLGWYSRSPRTQNPGGCSAEAVLARKKHRRRPSKRKRHWRPYLELSWAEKQQRDERQSQRASRVREEMFAKGQPVAPYNTTQFLMNDRDPEEPNLDVPHGISHPGSSGESEAGDSDGRGRAHGEFQRKDFSETYERFHTESLQGRSKQELVRDYLELEKRLSQAEEETRRLQQLQACTGQQSCRQVEELAAEVERLRTENQRLRQENQMWNREGCCCDEEPGT, encoded by the exons atgggggtggggaaggaagtTGGCAGAGCTCGGCCTCAGGATCTGCGCCCCTGTGGAAGGACGGCAGAGGAGAGCCGTTTCACCAGTCTCTCCCGTGCTAGGGTCTCGGGAAACACGCG GCTAGAAGAACTACAATCCCCAGCAGGCACCGCGCGTCCAGGCTATCTCCTCCCCCATCTTAGTGGCCTGAGCGGCTTGACCACAGCTGCTGCAACTGCAGCAAGAG CAGGTGTCACTAGTTCCAGGTGTCTGCTGAAAGATTTGGAACGGAAGATGATGGCCACTCCGAACCAGACCGCCTGTAATGCAGAGTCACCAATAGCCCTGGAGGAGGCCAAG ACCTCTGGTGCCCCGGGGAGCCCCCAGACACCCCCTGGGCCTCATGACTCTGGTGGTTCCCTGCCCCTGACACCCCGGATGGAGAGCCACTCAGAGGATGAAGATCTTGCTGGGGCTGTCGGTGGCCTGGGCTGGTACAGTAGGAGTCCCCGGACCCAGAACCCAGGGGGCTGCTCAGCGGAGGCTGTTCTGGCCCGGAAGAAACACCGTCGGCGGCCGTCCAAGCGCAAACGGCACTGGCGACCCTACCTGGAGCTGAGCTGGGCTGAGAAACAACAGCGGGATGAGAGGCAGAGCCAGAGGGCCTCCCGGGTCCGCGAGGAGATGTTCGCCAAAGGCCAGCCCGTGGCCCCCTACAACAccacccagttcctgatgaatgaCCGAGACCCGGAGGAGCCCAACTTGGATGTGCCCCATGGGATCTCCCACCCAGGTTCCAGTGGGGAGAGTGAGGCTGGGGACAGTGATGGGCGGGGCCGAGCGCACGGTGAGTTCCAGCGGAAGGACTTCTCTGAGACTTACGAGCGCTTCCACACTGAGAGCCTGCAGGGCCGCAGCAAGCAGGAGCTGGTGCGAGACTACCTGGAGCTGGAGAAGCGGCTGTCGCAGGCAGAGGAGGAGACTaggaggctgcagcagctgcaggCGTGTACTGGCCAGCAGTCCTGCCGCCAGGTGGAGGAGCTGGCTGCCGAGGTCGAGAGGCTCCGGACTGAGAACCAGCGGCTTCGGCAGGAGAACCAGATGTGGAACCGAGAGGGCTGCTGCTGTGATGAGGAGCCGGGTACCTAG
- the HEXIM2 gene encoding protein HEXIM2 isoform X3 has translation MKSWGTKWLPLPGQTILGSQSLPENVPSELGFLMLFKAGVTSSRCLLKDLERKMMATPNQTACNAESPIALEEAKTSGAPGSPQTPPGPHDSGGSLPLTPRMESHSEDEDLAGAVGGLGWYSRSPRTQNPGGCSAEAVLARKKHRRRPSKRKRHWRPYLELSWAEKQQRDERQSQRASRVREEMFAKGQPVAPYNTTQFLMNDRDPEEPNLDVPHGISHPGSSGESEAGDSDGRGRAHGEFQRKDFSETYERFHTESLQGRSKQELVRDYLELEKRLSQAEEETRRLQQLQACTGQQSCRQVEELAAEVERLRTENQRLRQENQMWNREGCCCDEEPGT, from the exons ATGAAGAGCTGGGGTACAAAATGGCTGCCGCTGCCTGGGCAAACAATTCTGGGCAGCCAGAGTCTTCCTGAGAACGTTCCTTCAGAACTTGGATTTCTGATGTTGTTCAAAGCAGGTGTCACTAGTTCCAGGTGTCTGCTGAAAGATTTGGAACGGAAGATGATGGCCACTCCGAACCAGACCGCCTGTAATGCAGAGTCACCAATAGCCCTGGAGGAGGCCAAG ACCTCTGGTGCCCCGGGGAGCCCCCAGACACCCCCTGGGCCTCATGACTCTGGTGGTTCCCTGCCCCTGACACCCCGGATGGAGAGCCACTCAGAGGATGAAGATCTTGCTGGGGCTGTCGGTGGCCTGGGCTGGTACAGTAGGAGTCCCCGGACCCAGAACCCAGGGGGCTGCTCAGCGGAGGCTGTTCTGGCCCGGAAGAAACACCGTCGGCGGCCGTCCAAGCGCAAACGGCACTGGCGACCCTACCTGGAGCTGAGCTGGGCTGAGAAACAACAGCGGGATGAGAGGCAGAGCCAGAGGGCCTCCCGGGTCCGCGAGGAGATGTTCGCCAAAGGCCAGCCCGTGGCCCCCTACAACAccacccagttcctgatgaatgaCCGAGACCCGGAGGAGCCCAACTTGGATGTGCCCCATGGGATCTCCCACCCAGGTTCCAGTGGGGAGAGTGAGGCTGGGGACAGTGATGGGCGGGGCCGAGCGCACGGTGAGTTCCAGCGGAAGGACTTCTCTGAGACTTACGAGCGCTTCCACACTGAGAGCCTGCAGGGCCGCAGCAAGCAGGAGCTGGTGCGAGACTACCTGGAGCTGGAGAAGCGGCTGTCGCAGGCAGAGGAGGAGACTaggaggctgcagcagctgcaggCGTGTACTGGCCAGCAGTCCTGCCGCCAGGTGGAGGAGCTGGCTGCCGAGGTCGAGAGGCTCCGGACTGAGAACCAGCGGCTTCGGCAGGAGAACCAGATGTGGAACCGAGAGGGCTGCTGCTGTGATGAGGAGCCGGGTACCTAG
- the HEXIM2 gene encoding protein HEXIM2 isoform X6, translating into MMATPNQTACNAESPIALEEAKTSGAPGSPQTPPGPHDSGGSLPLTPRMESHSEDEDLAGAVGGLGWYSRSPRTQNPGGCSAEAVLARKKHRRRPSKRKRHWRPYLELSWAEKQQRDERQSQRASRVREEMFAKGQPVAPYNTTQFLMNDRDPEEPNLDVPHGISHPGSSGESEAGDSDGRGRAHGEFQRKDFSETYERFHTESLQGRSKQELVRDYLELEKRLSQAEEETRRLQQLQACTGQQSCRQVEELAAEVERLRTENQRLRQENQMWNREGCCCDEEPGT; encoded by the exons ATGATGGCCACTCCGAACCAGACCGCCTGTAATGCAGAGTCACCAATAGCCCTGGAGGAGGCCAAG ACCTCTGGTGCCCCGGGGAGCCCCCAGACACCCCCTGGGCCTCATGACTCTGGTGGTTCCCTGCCCCTGACACCCCGGATGGAGAGCCACTCAGAGGATGAAGATCTTGCTGGGGCTGTCGGTGGCCTGGGCTGGTACAGTAGGAGTCCCCGGACCCAGAACCCAGGGGGCTGCTCAGCGGAGGCTGTTCTGGCCCGGAAGAAACACCGTCGGCGGCCGTCCAAGCGCAAACGGCACTGGCGACCCTACCTGGAGCTGAGCTGGGCTGAGAAACAACAGCGGGATGAGAGGCAGAGCCAGAGGGCCTCCCGGGTCCGCGAGGAGATGTTCGCCAAAGGCCAGCCCGTGGCCCCCTACAACAccacccagttcctgatgaatgaCCGAGACCCGGAGGAGCCCAACTTGGATGTGCCCCATGGGATCTCCCACCCAGGTTCCAGTGGGGAGAGTGAGGCTGGGGACAGTGATGGGCGGGGCCGAGCGCACGGTGAGTTCCAGCGGAAGGACTTCTCTGAGACTTACGAGCGCTTCCACACTGAGAGCCTGCAGGGCCGCAGCAAGCAGGAGCTGGTGCGAGACTACCTGGAGCTGGAGAAGCGGCTGTCGCAGGCAGAGGAGGAGACTaggaggctgcagcagctgcaggCGTGTACTGGCCAGCAGTCCTGCCGCCAGGTGGAGGAGCTGGCTGCCGAGGTCGAGAGGCTCCGGACTGAGAACCAGCGGCTTCGGCAGGAGAACCAGATGTGGAACCGAGAGGGCTGCTGCTGTGATGAGGAGCCGGGTACCTAG